The following are encoded in a window of Thamnophis elegans isolate rThaEle1 chromosome 14, rThaEle1.pri, whole genome shotgun sequence genomic DNA:
- the GNG13 gene encoding guanine nucleotide-binding protein G(I)/G(S)/G(O) subunit gamma-13 produces the protein MDEWDPPQWKKEIESLKYQLAYKREVSSKTIPEFLKWIEDGIPEDPFLNPERMKNNPWVERGKCTIL, from the exons ATGGATGAGTGGGATCCCCCCCAGTGGAAAAAGGAAATTGAAAGCCTTAAGTATCAGTTGGCTTACAAGCGGGAGGTGTCATCAAAAACAATTCCTGA ATTCCTTAAATGGATTGAGGATGGGATCCCAGAAGATCCATTTCTGAACCCAGAACGCATGAAAAACAACCCCTGGGTGGAAAGAGGAAAATGTACAATCCTCTAG